A genomic window from Cardiocondyla obscurior isolate alpha-2009 linkage group LG02, Cobs3.1, whole genome shotgun sequence includes:
- the Marf gene encoding transmembrane GTPase Marf isoform X1 yields MAAFINRTMVQSSMIGGDSQLRSDIRNDNSPLQIFVKAKKRINDVFLDIEKYVEETVDFMSSLQNDRDIVTETEAVKVKGYIDKIRAIKDVLKRDHMKVAFFGRTSNGKSTVINAMLHDKILPSGIGHTTNCFLQVEGSDNGESYLITEGSTQKQPVQSVGQLGHALCKEKLCESHLVRIFWPKEKCLLLRDDVVFVDSPGVDVTPNLDEWIDKHCLDADVFVLVANAESTIMVTEKNFFHKVSTKLSKPNIFILNNRWDASASEPEYFDQLAKEQKEVRAQHQERAVDFLSKELKVYNPKDAEERVFFISAKETLLARMQEQRGQPAHNGALADGFQNRYFEFQDFERKFEECISKSAVKTKFEQHSQRGKHIATDIRQALDEILERTQKMRNEQLNIKKEVHDKLNFTEQQLMLLTQEMKDKIHHMVEDVEQKVSKALNEEIRRLSVLIDEFNVPFHPEPLVLNVYKRELHTHVENGLGSNLRARLSTALALNMENSQREMTERMSGLLPENKKQMSLNILPRREPFEIFYRLNCDNLCADFHEDLEFRFSWGFTAIINRFAGKQSHKLAIANYPQEIPPCITSPADSIDSLKFVSSTPSFPPRSDDWSLATRIAVASVTSQGTMGGLIIAGFMLKTIGWRLIAVTGAIYGALYLYERLTWTNKAKEREFKRQYVDHATKKLRLIVDLTSANCSHQVQQELSSTFARLCHLVDETTSEMDTELKTIANTLAVLEKAAAKAKHLRNEANFLINELDTFDAAYLKPLN; encoded by the exons atggcTGCCTTTATCAATCGTACAATGGTACAATCATCTATGATTGGAGGGGACAGCCAACTTCGATCAGATATTAGAAATGATAATTCTCCTCTACAGATCTTTGTTAAAGCAAAGAAACGGATAAATGATGTATTTTtggatattgaaaaatatgtagaGGAAACTGTTGACTTTATGTCAT cattGCAAAATGATCGGGATATTGTAACAGAGACGGAAGCTGTGAAAGTAAAAGGTTACATAGACAAAATACGAGCAATTAAAGATGTTCTTAAGAGAGATCACATGAAAGTTGCCTTTTTTGGCAG AACGAGCAATGGGAAAAGTACTGTAATTAATGCTATGTTACATGATAAAATTTTGCCGAGTGGTATAGGGCATActacaaattgttttttacaAGTTGAGGGTTCTGATAATGGAGAATCATATCTTATTACGGAAGGATCTACTCAAAAACAACCAGTTCAATCTGTTGGACAGTTAGGGCATGCTCTTTGCAAGGAAAAATTATGTGAAAGCCATTTAGTAAGAATATTTTGgccaaaagaaaaatgtttattgcTACGAGACGATGTAGTATTTGTTGATAGTCCGGGAGTAGATGTGACCCCAAATCTTGACGAATGGATTGATAAGCATTGCTTAGATGCAGATGTCTTTGTTTTAGTAGCAAACGCTGAATCTACTATAATGGTTACT gaaaaaaatttctttcataaAGTTTCAACGAAATTGTCAAAaccaaatatttttattttgaataatcGATGGGATGCATCTGCTTCTGAACCAGAATATTTTGATCAG CTGGCCAAAGAACAAAAGGAG GTAAGAGCACAACATCAAGAACGTGCTGTCGACTTTTTATCGAAGGAGTTAAAAGTCTACAATCCAAAAGATGCTGAAGaacgtgttttttttatttctgcaaaAGAAACTCTTCTAGCTCGAATGCAAGAACAACGTGGACAACCTGCTcata aTGGTGCACTAGCAGATGGTTTCCAAAATCGATATTTTGAATTTCAagattttgaaagaaaatttgaaGAATGCATTTCAAAATCTGCAGTAAAGACTAAATTTGAACAACATTCTCAGCGTGGCAAACATATCGCAAC agACATACGTCAAGCATTGGATGAAATATTAGAACGAACGCAAAAAATGCGAAacgaacaattaaatataaaaaaagaggttCATGATAAACTGAATTTCACAGAGCAACAATTAATGTTGCTAACTCAGGAAATGAAAGATAAAATTCATCATATGGTAGAAGATGTAGAGCAAAAAGTTTCTAAAGCTTTAAATGAAGAAATTCGGCGTTTATCCGTTTTAATAGATGAATTTAACGTACCATTTCATCCTGAGCCACttgttttaaatgtatataaacgAGAACTTCATACGCATGTAGAAAATGGTTTag GATCAAATTTACGAGCCCGACTTAGCACTGCTTTAGCATTAAACATGGAAAATTCACAACGAGAAATGACCGAAAGAATGTCAGGATTATTGcccgaaaataaaaaacaaatgtcACTTAATATTTTACCACGTCGGGAACCATTCGAgatattttatcgattaaattGCGATAATTTATGTGCAGACTTTCACGAAGATTTAGAATTTCGTTTTTCTTGGGGATTTAcagcaataattaatagatttgCAGGAAAACAAAGCCATAAATTAGCTATCGCAAATTATCCGCAAGAG ATTCCACCATGTATTACATCACCTGCCGATAGCATCGATTCTCTCAAATTTGTTTCAAGTACACCAAGCTTTCCACCACGGTCCGATGATTGGTCATTAGCTACTCGTATAGCAGTTGCATCTGTAACATCGCAGGGCACAATGGGTGGTCTTATTATTGCCGGCTTT aTGTTAAAAACAATAGGTTGGAGATTAATAGCAGTAACTGGTGCTATCTATGGTGCTTTATATCTCTATGAACGTTTAACATGGACTAATAAAGCAAAAGAACGAGAATTTAAACGACAATACGTTGACCATGCTACCAAAAAGTTACGACTAATCGTGGATCTAACTTCTGCAAATTGCAGTCATCAAGTACAACA aGAGCTCTCCAGTACGTTCGCACGGCTTTGTCACTTGGTAGATGAAACTACATCTGAGATGGATACTGAACTCAAAACTATAGCAAATACTTTAGCCGTATTGGAAAAAGCAGCAGCTAAGGCAAAGCATCTTCGAAACGAAGccaactttttaataaatgagcTCGATACATTCGATGCAGCCTATTTAAAacctttaaattaa
- the Marf gene encoding transmembrane GTPase Marf isoform X3: MDSSMTKDKKIFVKAKKRINDVFLDIEKYVEETVDFMSSLQNDRDIVTETEAVKVKGYIDKIRAIKDVLKRDHMKVAFFGRTSNGKSTVINAMLHDKILPSGIGHTTNCFLQVEGSDNGESYLITEGSTQKQPVQSVGQLGHALCKEKLCESHLVRIFWPKEKCLLLRDDVVFVDSPGVDVTPNLDEWIDKHCLDADVFVLVANAESTIMVTEKNFFHKVSTKLSKPNIFILNNRWDASASEPEYFDQLAKEQKEVRAQHQERAVDFLSKELKVYNPKDAEERVFFISAKETLLARMQEQRGQPAHNGALADGFQNRYFEFQDFERKFEECISKSAVKTKFEQHSQRGKHIATDIRQALDEILERTQKMRNEQLNIKKEVHDKLNFTEQQLMLLTQEMKDKIHHMVEDVEQKVSKALNEEIRRLSVLIDEFNVPFHPEPLVLNVYKRELHTHVENGLGSNLRARLSTALALNMENSQREMTERMSGLLPENKKQMSLNILPRREPFEIFYRLNCDNLCADFHEDLEFRFSWGFTAIINRFAGKQSHKLAIANYPQEIPPCITSPADSIDSLKFVSSTPSFPPRSDDWSLATRIAVASVTSQGTMGGLIIAGFMLKTIGWRLIAVTGAIYGALYLYERLTWTNKAKEREFKRQYVDHATKKLRLIVDLTSANCSHQVQQELSSTFARLCHLVDETTSEMDTELKTIANTLAVLEKAAAKAKHLRNEANFLINELDTFDAAYLKPLN, encoded by the exons aTGGATTCATCAATGACTAAAGATAAAAAG ATCTTTGTTAAAGCAAAGAAACGGATAAATGATGTATTTTtggatattgaaaaatatgtagaGGAAACTGTTGACTTTATGTCAT cattGCAAAATGATCGGGATATTGTAACAGAGACGGAAGCTGTGAAAGTAAAAGGTTACATAGACAAAATACGAGCAATTAAAGATGTTCTTAAGAGAGATCACATGAAAGTTGCCTTTTTTGGCAG AACGAGCAATGGGAAAAGTACTGTAATTAATGCTATGTTACATGATAAAATTTTGCCGAGTGGTATAGGGCATActacaaattgttttttacaAGTTGAGGGTTCTGATAATGGAGAATCATATCTTATTACGGAAGGATCTACTCAAAAACAACCAGTTCAATCTGTTGGACAGTTAGGGCATGCTCTTTGCAAGGAAAAATTATGTGAAAGCCATTTAGTAAGAATATTTTGgccaaaagaaaaatgtttattgcTACGAGACGATGTAGTATTTGTTGATAGTCCGGGAGTAGATGTGACCCCAAATCTTGACGAATGGATTGATAAGCATTGCTTAGATGCAGATGTCTTTGTTTTAGTAGCAAACGCTGAATCTACTATAATGGTTACT gaaaaaaatttctttcataaAGTTTCAACGAAATTGTCAAAaccaaatatttttattttgaataatcGATGGGATGCATCTGCTTCTGAACCAGAATATTTTGATCAG CTGGCCAAAGAACAAAAGGAG GTAAGAGCACAACATCAAGAACGTGCTGTCGACTTTTTATCGAAGGAGTTAAAAGTCTACAATCCAAAAGATGCTGAAGaacgtgttttttttatttctgcaaaAGAAACTCTTCTAGCTCGAATGCAAGAACAACGTGGACAACCTGCTcata aTGGTGCACTAGCAGATGGTTTCCAAAATCGATATTTTGAATTTCAagattttgaaagaaaatttgaaGAATGCATTTCAAAATCTGCAGTAAAGACTAAATTTGAACAACATTCTCAGCGTGGCAAACATATCGCAAC agACATACGTCAAGCATTGGATGAAATATTAGAACGAACGCAAAAAATGCGAAacgaacaattaaatataaaaaaagaggttCATGATAAACTGAATTTCACAGAGCAACAATTAATGTTGCTAACTCAGGAAATGAAAGATAAAATTCATCATATGGTAGAAGATGTAGAGCAAAAAGTTTCTAAAGCTTTAAATGAAGAAATTCGGCGTTTATCCGTTTTAATAGATGAATTTAACGTACCATTTCATCCTGAGCCACttgttttaaatgtatataaacgAGAACTTCATACGCATGTAGAAAATGGTTTag GATCAAATTTACGAGCCCGACTTAGCACTGCTTTAGCATTAAACATGGAAAATTCACAACGAGAAATGACCGAAAGAATGTCAGGATTATTGcccgaaaataaaaaacaaatgtcACTTAATATTTTACCACGTCGGGAACCATTCGAgatattttatcgattaaattGCGATAATTTATGTGCAGACTTTCACGAAGATTTAGAATTTCGTTTTTCTTGGGGATTTAcagcaataattaatagatttgCAGGAAAACAAAGCCATAAATTAGCTATCGCAAATTATCCGCAAGAG ATTCCACCATGTATTACATCACCTGCCGATAGCATCGATTCTCTCAAATTTGTTTCAAGTACACCAAGCTTTCCACCACGGTCCGATGATTGGTCATTAGCTACTCGTATAGCAGTTGCATCTGTAACATCGCAGGGCACAATGGGTGGTCTTATTATTGCCGGCTTT aTGTTAAAAACAATAGGTTGGAGATTAATAGCAGTAACTGGTGCTATCTATGGTGCTTTATATCTCTATGAACGTTTAACATGGACTAATAAAGCAAAAGAACGAGAATTTAAACGACAATACGTTGACCATGCTACCAAAAAGTTACGACTAATCGTGGATCTAACTTCTGCAAATTGCAGTCATCAAGTACAACA aGAGCTCTCCAGTACGTTCGCACGGCTTTGTCACTTGGTAGATGAAACTACATCTGAGATGGATACTGAACTCAAAACTATAGCAAATACTTTAGCCGTATTGGAAAAAGCAGCAGCTAAGGCAAAGCATCTTCGAAACGAAGccaactttttaataaatgagcTCGATACATTCGATGCAGCCTATTTAAAacctttaaattaa
- the Marf gene encoding transmembrane GTPase Marf isoform X2, giving the protein MAAFINRTMVQSSMIGGDSQLRSDIRNDNSPLQIFVKAKKRINDVFLDIEKYVEETVDFMSSLQNDRDIVTETEAVKVKGYIDKIRAIKDVLKRDHMKVAFFGRTSNGKSTVINAMLHDKILPSGIGHTTNCFLQVEGSDNGESYLITEGSTQKQPVQSVGQLGHALCKEKLCESHLVRIFWPKEKCLLLRDDVVFVDSPGVDVTPNLDEWIDKHCLDADVFVLVANAESTIMVTEKNFFHKVSTKLSKPNIFILNNRWDASASEPEYFDQVRAQHQERAVDFLSKELKVYNPKDAEERVFFISAKETLLARMQEQRGQPAHNGALADGFQNRYFEFQDFERKFEECISKSAVKTKFEQHSQRGKHIATDIRQALDEILERTQKMRNEQLNIKKEVHDKLNFTEQQLMLLTQEMKDKIHHMVEDVEQKVSKALNEEIRRLSVLIDEFNVPFHPEPLVLNVYKRELHTHVENGLGSNLRARLSTALALNMENSQREMTERMSGLLPENKKQMSLNILPRREPFEIFYRLNCDNLCADFHEDLEFRFSWGFTAIINRFAGKQSHKLAIANYPQEIPPCITSPADSIDSLKFVSSTPSFPPRSDDWSLATRIAVASVTSQGTMGGLIIAGFMLKTIGWRLIAVTGAIYGALYLYERLTWTNKAKEREFKRQYVDHATKKLRLIVDLTSANCSHQVQQELSSTFARLCHLVDETTSEMDTELKTIANTLAVLEKAAAKAKHLRNEANFLINELDTFDAAYLKPLN; this is encoded by the exons atggcTGCCTTTATCAATCGTACAATGGTACAATCATCTATGATTGGAGGGGACAGCCAACTTCGATCAGATATTAGAAATGATAATTCTCCTCTACAGATCTTTGTTAAAGCAAAGAAACGGATAAATGATGTATTTTtggatattgaaaaatatgtagaGGAAACTGTTGACTTTATGTCAT cattGCAAAATGATCGGGATATTGTAACAGAGACGGAAGCTGTGAAAGTAAAAGGTTACATAGACAAAATACGAGCAATTAAAGATGTTCTTAAGAGAGATCACATGAAAGTTGCCTTTTTTGGCAG AACGAGCAATGGGAAAAGTACTGTAATTAATGCTATGTTACATGATAAAATTTTGCCGAGTGGTATAGGGCATActacaaattgttttttacaAGTTGAGGGTTCTGATAATGGAGAATCATATCTTATTACGGAAGGATCTACTCAAAAACAACCAGTTCAATCTGTTGGACAGTTAGGGCATGCTCTTTGCAAGGAAAAATTATGTGAAAGCCATTTAGTAAGAATATTTTGgccaaaagaaaaatgtttattgcTACGAGACGATGTAGTATTTGTTGATAGTCCGGGAGTAGATGTGACCCCAAATCTTGACGAATGGATTGATAAGCATTGCTTAGATGCAGATGTCTTTGTTTTAGTAGCAAACGCTGAATCTACTATAATGGTTACT gaaaaaaatttctttcataaAGTTTCAACGAAATTGTCAAAaccaaatatttttattttgaataatcGATGGGATGCATCTGCTTCTGAACCAGAATATTTTGATCAG GTAAGAGCACAACATCAAGAACGTGCTGTCGACTTTTTATCGAAGGAGTTAAAAGTCTACAATCCAAAAGATGCTGAAGaacgtgttttttttatttctgcaaaAGAAACTCTTCTAGCTCGAATGCAAGAACAACGTGGACAACCTGCTcata aTGGTGCACTAGCAGATGGTTTCCAAAATCGATATTTTGAATTTCAagattttgaaagaaaatttgaaGAATGCATTTCAAAATCTGCAGTAAAGACTAAATTTGAACAACATTCTCAGCGTGGCAAACATATCGCAAC agACATACGTCAAGCATTGGATGAAATATTAGAACGAACGCAAAAAATGCGAAacgaacaattaaatataaaaaaagaggttCATGATAAACTGAATTTCACAGAGCAACAATTAATGTTGCTAACTCAGGAAATGAAAGATAAAATTCATCATATGGTAGAAGATGTAGAGCAAAAAGTTTCTAAAGCTTTAAATGAAGAAATTCGGCGTTTATCCGTTTTAATAGATGAATTTAACGTACCATTTCATCCTGAGCCACttgttttaaatgtatataaacgAGAACTTCATACGCATGTAGAAAATGGTTTag GATCAAATTTACGAGCCCGACTTAGCACTGCTTTAGCATTAAACATGGAAAATTCACAACGAGAAATGACCGAAAGAATGTCAGGATTATTGcccgaaaataaaaaacaaatgtcACTTAATATTTTACCACGTCGGGAACCATTCGAgatattttatcgattaaattGCGATAATTTATGTGCAGACTTTCACGAAGATTTAGAATTTCGTTTTTCTTGGGGATTTAcagcaataattaatagatttgCAGGAAAACAAAGCCATAAATTAGCTATCGCAAATTATCCGCAAGAG ATTCCACCATGTATTACATCACCTGCCGATAGCATCGATTCTCTCAAATTTGTTTCAAGTACACCAAGCTTTCCACCACGGTCCGATGATTGGTCATTAGCTACTCGTATAGCAGTTGCATCTGTAACATCGCAGGGCACAATGGGTGGTCTTATTATTGCCGGCTTT aTGTTAAAAACAATAGGTTGGAGATTAATAGCAGTAACTGGTGCTATCTATGGTGCTTTATATCTCTATGAACGTTTAACATGGACTAATAAAGCAAAAGAACGAGAATTTAAACGACAATACGTTGACCATGCTACCAAAAAGTTACGACTAATCGTGGATCTAACTTCTGCAAATTGCAGTCATCAAGTACAACA aGAGCTCTCCAGTACGTTCGCACGGCTTTGTCACTTGGTAGATGAAACTACATCTGAGATGGATACTGAACTCAAAACTATAGCAAATACTTTAGCCGTATTGGAAAAAGCAGCAGCTAAGGCAAAGCATCTTCGAAACGAAGccaactttttaataaatgagcTCGATACATTCGATGCAGCCTATTTAAAacctttaaattaa
- the Hacd2 gene encoding very-long-chain (3R)-3-hydroxyacyl-CoA dehydratase: protein MSNTLTPFVYWAQTEGQISLKVDLTDVKDLNVNLKETTLQVTACGQGAGGLNNYSFDLNLHLPIDPNESNFKVIDREVHFALKKKNNGWWPRLTSQPQKPSWLKIDFDKWKSEDMDDNEDEKRDILNDYPDMYDKLHKEEFGYRKEDFMKVYLVIYNLCQFVGFIYVLAVMAIRYSRDGPDSMKETYDTVGGPFKFIQLLQFLEVMHPLFGYTKSSVLVSLLQTGGRGFVLFCMIDAESRMQTKPVVFYLFLVWSTVEIVRYPYYITQLLNIEIHFLTWLRYTIWIPLYPLGFICEGIIMLRNIPYFEETKKFTVSLPNSYNFGFHFPSVIRLYLLFLLLPAMYTVMSRMNQQRLKKLRKPEIKKK, encoded by the exons ATGTCTAACACGCTCACGCCGTTTGTGTATTGGGCCCAGACGGAGGGCCAGATCTCGCTAAAAGTTGACCTGACCGACGTAAAG GATCTTAACGTCAATTTGAAAGAAACCACGTTGCAAGTCACTGCTTGTGGACAAGGAGCTGGTGGACTGAACAATTACAGCTTTGATTTAAATCTTCACTTGCCTATTGATCCAAAT gAGAGTAATTTCAAAGTGATTGATCGCGAAGTGCACTTTgccctgaaaaaaaaaaataatggttGGTGGCCAAGATTAACTAGTCAGCCACAGAAACCTTCATGGCTTAAAATCGATTTTGACAAATGGAAGAGCGAAGACATGGACGACAATGAAGATGAGAAGCGCGACATTCTTAATGATTATCCCGATATGTACGATAAATTACATAAGGAAGAGTTTGGTTACAGAAAAG AGGATTTTATGAAAGTGTATCTAGTCATATATAATCTCTGTCAATTTGTCGGCTTCATTTACGTGCTTGCTGTAATGGCTATACGATATTCGCGCGATGGGCCAG ATTCCATGAAAGAAACGTACGACACAGTTGGTGGTCCTTTCAAGTTCATACAgcttttacaatttttggaAGTGATGCACCCTCTGTTCGGGTATACGAAGAGCAGTGTGCTGGTGTCCCTTTTACAAACGGGGGGTAGAGGGTTCGTGCTATTTTGTATGATCGATGCCGAATCTCGTATGCAAACTAAACCGGTCGTTTTCTATCTGTTTCTTGTATGGAGCACGGTAGAAATAGTTAGATATCCGTATTACATTACACAATTATTGAACattgaaatacattttctaACCTGGCTGAGATACACGATATGGATACCGTTGTATCCATTGGGCTTCATATGTGAAGGTATCATAATGCTGCGGAACATTCCGTACTTCGAGGAGACTAAAAAGTTTACCGTTTCTTTACCGAACAGTTACAATTTCGGTTTTCACTTCCCATCTGTTATAAGGCTCTATTTACTCTTCCTGCTCTTACCTGCAATGTATACGGTAATGTCCCGTATGAATCAGCAACGCTTGAAAAAGCTGCGAAAGcctgaaattaaaaagaagtaa
- the LOC139110895 gene encoding metaxin-1 isoform X1, with product MLQLYVWKGDWGLPSVDIECLQVLAYAKFSEIPLKVNPASNLFTTPNGRLPLLKADLHTLDTVKDILPYFRANHYNSDYTLSDKQCADVLAYDSLLKEKLYPAFQFIWWIDKKNLDELIRPWYCKALSFPFNFYYPGKFERQAQALIDSLYPLEENINVIENEVYSEAQKCLTLLSTRLGDENFFCGEQPSTIDAVVYSYLAPLLKAPLPNPILQNHLKACTNLVKYVSRISQRYFENDYQSYEKQKAEKNVERLRRDSESEFPNKRRNQIFAAIVAIVAMAGYALSTGIVEVLIYLLRSRKFIKIPRKNRKRTNKG from the exons ATGCTGCAGTTGTACGTGTGGAAGGGCGACTGGGGTCTGCCGTCAGTCGATATTGAATGTCTTCAAGTTCTG GCATATGCCAAATTCAGTGAGATACCTTTAAAAGTTAATCCAGCTAGTAATCTGTTTACAACACCAAACGGTCGATTACCTTTGCTTAAAGCTGATTTGCACACTTTGGATACAGTTAAAGATATACTACCCTATTTCAGGGCTAATCATTATAATTCTGATTATACATTAAGTGATAAGCAATGTGCAGATGTCTTGGCTTATGATTCTCTGCTCAAGGAAAAGTTATATCCAGCTTTTCAGTTTATATG GTGGatagataagaaaaatttagatGAGCTAATTAGACCATGGTACTGCAAAGCATTATCttttccatttaatttttattatccagGAAAATTTGAACGACAAGCACAAGCTTTAATAGATAGTTTATATCCTctagaagaaaatataaatgttattgaAAATGAG GTATATTCAGAAGcacaaaaatgtttaacattGTTATCCACAAGGCTTGgagatgaaaattttttttgtgggGAACAGCCTAGCACAATAGACGCTGTTGTATACTCGTATTTGGCACCATTGCTTAAGGCTCCATTACCAAATCCAATCTTACAAAATCATCTAAAAGCCTGTACAAATCTAGTAAAGTATGTGTCACGCATATCACAGAGATACTTCGAGAATGACTATCAGAGTTATGAGAAGCAAAAAgctgaaaaaaatgttgaaagacTAAGAAGAGATTCTGAAAGTGAATTTCCTAACAAAAGAAGAAACCAAATTTTCGCCGCAATTGTCGCTATAGTGGCGATGGCAGGCTATGCGTTATCTACTGGTATTGTAgag GTcctaatatatttattaagaagcagaaaatttattaaaatacctAGGAAGAATAGAAAAC GTACCAATAAAGGATGA
- the LOC139110895 gene encoding metaxin-1 isoform X2, whose amino-acid sequence MLQLYVWKGDWGLPSVDIECLQVLAYAKFSEIPLKVNPASNLFTTPNGRLPLLKADLHTLDTVKDILPYFRANHYNSDYTLSDKQCADVLAYDSLLKEKLYPAFQFIWWIDKKNLDELIRPWYCKALSFPFNFYYPGKFERQAQALIDSLYPLEENINVIENEVYSEAQKCLTLLSTRLGDENFFCGEQPSTIDAVVYSYLAPLLKAPLPNPILQNHLKACTNLVKYVSRISQRYFENDYQSYEKQKAEKNVERLRRDSESEFPNKRRNQIFAAIVAIVAMAGYALSTGIVEVPIKDDEISNVPLEYVLNDEDDE is encoded by the exons ATGCTGCAGTTGTACGTGTGGAAGGGCGACTGGGGTCTGCCGTCAGTCGATATTGAATGTCTTCAAGTTCTG GCATATGCCAAATTCAGTGAGATACCTTTAAAAGTTAATCCAGCTAGTAATCTGTTTACAACACCAAACGGTCGATTACCTTTGCTTAAAGCTGATTTGCACACTTTGGATACAGTTAAAGATATACTACCCTATTTCAGGGCTAATCATTATAATTCTGATTATACATTAAGTGATAAGCAATGTGCAGATGTCTTGGCTTATGATTCTCTGCTCAAGGAAAAGTTATATCCAGCTTTTCAGTTTATATG GTGGatagataagaaaaatttagatGAGCTAATTAGACCATGGTACTGCAAAGCATTATCttttccatttaatttttattatccagGAAAATTTGAACGACAAGCACAAGCTTTAATAGATAGTTTATATCCTctagaagaaaatataaatgttattgaAAATGAG GTATATTCAGAAGcacaaaaatgtttaacattGTTATCCACAAGGCTTGgagatgaaaattttttttgtgggGAACAGCCTAGCACAATAGACGCTGTTGTATACTCGTATTTGGCACCATTGCTTAAGGCTCCATTACCAAATCCAATCTTACAAAATCATCTAAAAGCCTGTACAAATCTAGTAAAGTATGTGTCACGCATATCACAGAGATACTTCGAGAATGACTATCAGAGTTATGAGAAGCAAAAAgctgaaaaaaatgttgaaagacTAAGAAGAGATTCTGAAAGTGAATTTCCTAACAAAAGAAGAAACCAAATTTTCGCCGCAATTGTCGCTATAGTGGCGATGGCAGGCTATGCGTTATCTACTGGTATTGTAgag GTACCAATAAAGGATGACGAGATCTCCAATGTGCCGCTAGAATATGTGCTGAATGATGAGGATGATGAATAG